From a region of the Castor canadensis chromosome 7, mCasCan1.hap1v2, whole genome shotgun sequence genome:
- the Trnp1 gene encoding TMF-regulated nuclear protein 1 has product MPGCRISACGPGAQEGTAEPGSPPPQPREPLPSPQPPPPTPTLTPTPGQSPRLREEAAPAPAGTAEGQELQRWRQGASGGAGGGSGTAAGTGGRALELAEARRRLLEVEGRRRLVSELESRVLQLHRVFLAAELRLAHRAESLSRLSGGVAQAELYLAAHGSRLKKGARRGRRGRPPALLASALGLGSCVPWGAGRLRRGHGPEPDSPFRRSPPRGPASPQR; this is encoded by the coding sequence ATGCCGGGCTGCCGCATCAGCGCCTGCGGCCCAGGGGCCCAGGAAGGGACGGCAGAACCGGGGTCCCCCCCTCCTCAGCCCCGGGAGCCTCTGCCGTCCCCTCAGCCCCCGCCCCCAACTCCGACCTTGACCCCTACCCCAGGTCAGTCGCCGCGGCTGCGGGAAGAGGCTGCCCCGGCGCCAGCGGGCACGGCCGAGGGTCAGGAGCTGCAGCGTTGGCGCCAAGGCGCTAGTGGGGGCGCAGGCGGCGGCTCCGGCACGGCGGCTGGGACGGGGGGCCGCGCGCTAGAGCTGGCCGAAGCGCGGCGGCGCCTGCTGGAAGTGGAGGGCCGCCGGCGCCTGGTGTCGGAGCTGGAGAGCCGCGTGCTGCAGCTGCACCGAGTCTTCTTGGCGGCCGAGCTGCGCCTGGCGCACCGCGCCGAGAGCCTGAGCCGCCTGAGCGGCGGCGTGGCACAGGCCGAGCTCTACCTGGCCGCTCACGGGTCGCGCCTGAAGAAGGGCGCCCGCCGCGGTCGCCGGGGCCGCCCGCCAGCGCTGCTGGCCTCCGCGCTCGGCCTGGGCAGCTGCGTGCCGTGGGGTGCCGGACGGCTGCGGCGCGGCCACGGCCCTGAGCCGGACTCGCCCTTCCGCCGCAGCCCGCCGCGCGGCCCCGCCTCCCCCCAGCGCTGA
- the Kdf1 gene encoding keratinocyte differentiation factor 1 codes for MPRPGQTRPSSGPPRLGPWERRTELCLETYNEPPHLPQPPPGRRTRRPDPKDPGHHGPESITFISGSAEPATEPPACCLLWRPWGWDWCRAAFCFRRCRDCLQRCGACVRGCSPCLSAGDSTEGAAEVNWTKEHNGVPPSPDRAPPSRRDGQRLKSTMGSSFSYPDVKLKGIPVYPYRSATSPAPDTDSCCKEPLPEPPPMRHSLPSTLASSPRGSEEYYSFHESDLDLPEMGSGSMSSREIDVLIFKKLTELFSVHQIDELAKCTSDTVFLEKTSKISDLISSITQDYHLDEQDAEGRLVRGIIRISTRKSRTRPQTSEGRSARAAGPAAAAPDSGHETMVGSGLSQDELTVQISQETTADAIARKLRPYGAPGYPASHDSSFQGTDTDSSGAPLLQVYC; via the exons ATGCCCCGGCCGGGACAGACCCGCCCATCATCTGGGCCACCTCGCTTGGGACCCTGGGAGCGGCGCACGGAGCTATGCCTGGAGACCTATAATGAGCCGCCGCACCTCCCACAACCCCCGCCAGGCCGCCGCACCCGTAGGCCAGACCCCAAGGACCCTGGCCACCACGGGCCCGAGAGCATCACCTTCATCTCTGGCTCCGCAGAGCCGGCCACGGAGCCCCCGGCTTGCTGCTTGCTTTGGCGCCCGTGGGGATGGGACTGGTGCCGCGCTGCCTTCTGCTTCCGCCGCTGCCGGGATTGCCTCCAGCGCTGTGGAGCCTGTGTGCGGGGTTGCAGCCCTTGCTTGTCTGCTGGGGACTCCACTGAGGGGGCTGCCGAAGTCAACTGGACCAAGGAGCACAATGGCGTGCCCCCGAGCCCTGACCGTGCTCCTCCGAGCCGCAGGGATGGCCAGAGGCTCAAGTCCACCATGGGCAGCAGCTTCAGCTACCCTGACGTCAAGCTCAAAGGCATCCCCGTATACCCCTACCGCAGCGCCACCTCCCCAGCCCCTGATACGGACTCCTGCTGCAAGGAGCCTCTGCCTGAGCCCCCTCCCATGCGGCACAGCTTGCCTAGCACCCTGGCCAGCAGTCCTCGCGGCTCTGAGGAGTACTACTCTTTCCACGAATCGGACCTGGACCTGCCCGAGATGGGCAGTGGCTCCATGTCCAGCCGGGAGATTGACGTGCTCATCTTCAAGAAACTGACCGAGCTCTTCAGCGTGCACCAGATCGACGAGCTGGCCAAGTGCACATCAGACACCGTGTTCCTGGAGAAGACCAGTAAGATCTCCGACCTGATCAGCAGCATCACGCAGGACTACCACCTGGATGAGCAGGATGCCGAGGGCCGCCTGGTGCGCGGCATCATTCGCATCAGTACCCGGAAGAGCCGCACTCGCCCGCAGACCTCAGAGGGACGCTCTGCCCGGGCTGCTGGCCCCGCTGCTGCTGCCCCTGACAGTGGTCACGAGACCATGGTGGGCTCAGGTCTCAGCCAGGACG AACTGACAGTGCAGATCTCCCAGGAGACGACAGCAGATGCCATCGCCCGGAAGCTGAGGCCATATGGAGCCCCAG GGTACCCAGCCAGCCATGATTCGTCCTTCCAGGGCACCGACACGGACTCATCAGGGGCACCCTTGCTCCAGGTGTACTGCTAA